A segment of the Acidimicrobiia bacterium genome:
GCTTTGTCGGCGGCCGCCACCGCCCTCCACGATTTCGATGTTTCGCCCCGGGTTGCGATGGTCAGCTACTCGAACTTCGGTAGTGCGGGCGGAGAGGAGCCCGAACGAGTCCGGAAGGCGGTGCGCATCTGCAACGAGAAAGCACCGGACCTGCCGCTCGACGGCGAGATGCATGCGGACACTGCGGTCAGGGCAGACCTCCTGGCGCGCAGGCACCCGTTCAACAAGCTCGGTGGCCCGGCCAACGTGCTCGTCTTCCCGGATCTGGCCGCCGCCAACGCCGCGTATCAACTGCTCCACCATCTTGCCGATGCCCAGGTGATCGGACCCATCCTCACCGGCGTCTCGAAATCGGTGCACGTGGTACAACGCGATGCCGAGGTGGGCGACATCGTCAACCTCACCGCAATCGCGGTGCTCGATGCTCAGCGCAAGAGCCGCAACTCTGCTTTGGCCGCGGAGATAGAAAGGAGTTTCTGAGCGGCAACCGGTCTCACACAACCGGCCGCGGCCGGTCAGACCGGCGACCCGGCAGTACGACGAGGCCCCCACGTTGGTGGGGGCCTCGTTCTGGCAGCCCCGACGGGATTCGAACCCGCGTTACCGGCTTGAAAGGCCAGCGTCCTAGGCCGCTGGACGACGGGGCCGGGTGTGCGGCTAGATCTTAGGCGAAGAAGCGCGGCTCGAAATCGGGGTGGACGGCTCTTCCCCCGGAAAGACGGGAGCCGGAGCCGCGAGCGACATCGGAGCCTCTCCAGTTTCCGCAATCGGTCGAGCCCTGCGCCTACATCTCCGGTTCTTCCCCCAGGAGACTCAATGCACGCGAGAGGCGGCGCAGCGTGCTCCCCCTGCCCAGTGCCGCCATAGACTCAAACAGCGGGGGCGACACTTGCGACCCGGTGACGGCCACCCGCAGAGGCTGCCAGCCCTTGCGAGGATTGAGTTCGGTCTCTTCCAGAACTGCACGCAAGGCCGCCTCGATAGCCGCAACCGTCCAATCTCCGAGGTCCGTCAAGTGCCGGATCGCAGCCGACAGCGCCAATGCGGATGTCTCACCGCTCATCACCTTTGACCACGACTGCTCATCGAAGTCGACATCATCGACGAACAGGAACCGGCTCATCTCCCCTACCTCGGTGATGAGCCTAACTCGTTCCTGGAGGAGCGGCGACATCTCGCGAAACAGCGACCATTCGCTCTCGCTGGGCGGGTGTCCGAGCTCGGCTTCGACCAGCGGCCTGGCTCGCTGCGCGAAATCCTCGGCCGGAATGGCGCGGATGTACTCGCCGTTCATCCATTGCAGCTTGTCGACATCGAAGACCGCCGGATTCTTGGACACTCCGTCGAGATCGAACCGCTCGACCGCCTGGCTCACGGAAAAGATCGTGGTCTCGGAGTCGTACGACCACCCGAGGAGGCTCAGGTAGTTGAACATCGCCTCGGGCAGGTAACCGCCGGCACGATAAGCCTTGAGAGACGTGTCACCATGACGTTTCGACAGTTTCTTCCCGTCCGGTCCGAAAAGCAGCGGCAGATGTGCATACGTAGCCGGATCGGCGCCCATCGCCCGGGTCAGGAGAATGTGTTTCGGGGTCGAAGAGAGGAGGTCTTCTCCCCTGATCACATGGCTGATCTCGTAGTCGACATCATCGACGACGGACGCGAGGTGGTAGGTCGGAGTGCCGTTCGACCGAAGGATCACGAAGTCATCGACGACCCCCGCCTCGAAACGCATTTCGTCGCGCACCAGGTCCAGGAACTGGATCGGTGCGTTCTGTGGAACCGAGAAGCGAACAACACCTGAGGTGGCTTCGGATTCGGGACGACGAATGTAGACGTTGGGGTGTTTGCCTTCTTTCTGCGCCTTGTTGCGGAGTTCGTCGAGGAGTTCGGGCGGACGGTCGTCGTAGTAGGCGTGGCCGGCACCGATCAAGTCATCGACTACTGCGCGATACCGATCGAACCGATCCGACTGGCGGTAGCTGCCGTGCGGTCCTCCAGCGTCAACACCTTCGTCCCAATCGAGGCCCAGCCACCGCAATCCGGTCTTGATGTCGTCCTCGTATTGCTGCTCGCTCCTATCGACGTCTGTGTCATCGATTCGCAGCAAGAACTTGCCGTTGTGATGGCGAGCGAACAGCCAGTTGAACAGGGCCGAACGGACGTTGCCGACGTGCAGGAACCCCGTCGGCGAGGGAGCAATCCGAACTCGGACGGTCATGCTCTCACCACCGGATTGGTGAGCACCCCGATCGACTCGACTTCGACCTCAACCACATCTCCATCGACGATCGGTCCCACCCCCGACGGCGTCCCGGTGAGAATCACATCACCCGGCAGCAGCGTCATGACCCTCGATACATACTCGATCAGCTCCGCGACCCCGAAAACCATGTCGGTCGTCGGCCCGGATTGCCTGATTTCACCGTTGACGCGACAGATGACTTCGGCACCCTCGAGCGGATCGAATTCGGTCTCGATGGCCGGCCCGAGCGGGCAGAACGTGTCGTAACCCTTGCCCCTGGTCCATTGGCCGTCCGCACGCTGGATGTCACGCGCCGTCACGTCGTTGGCCGCCGTGTACCCGAGAATGACGGAGGCGGCATCCTCGGCAGCTATGTTCCGCGCCACGCTGCCGATGACCACGGCCACTTCTGCCTCGTGATGGACTTCCTTCGAGTCCGGCGGGATGACGATCGGCGCTCCGGGGCCGATGACAGATGTCGCAGGTTTCAGAAAGAGAATCGGTGCATCGGGGATGCCGGATCCCATTTCGGCGGCGTGGTCGGCATAGTTCCTGCCGACCGCAACCACCTTCGTCGGAAAGACCGGCGCGAGGAGTTGAACCGAGTCGAAGGGCGCAACGACCTCCGTCGACTCCCACTCGAACAGCGGAGAACCCCTGTACAAACGGATGCCTTCGGGTTCGACTGCCCCGTAGACGATGCCCTCGTCGTTTCGCACACGTACGATTCTCATGGGTAGTACTCGTCTCTCTCGTACCTGGAGAGCTTGGCAGCGTGCCCCGGGTCCATGTATTTCATCGTGTCCGCGAAGTGCTCCGCCATCACCGGCAAGAACAGCGCCTTCGCTTCTACATAGCGTTTGCCTTGTTCGTCCTCACCGACCGCCTCTGCCCACATCTTGCGGCCCTCCTGATCCGACAACCAGGCTTGCCCGCGCAACGTGACGCCGAGGGGGATCGGCCTGAGGAAATTAGTCTCCAGCCTGGCCGTCACGGCCGGCCGCTGATGCGCCATCATGACAAATCCCATCAGATCGTCAAAGAAAGCGGAGACCGCACCGCCGTGAACCAGACCCGGTCCTCCCTGAAATCGGGGAGCGAACCGGATCTCGGCCTCTACGCGATCATCGACGAACCGGGGGCGCAAGCCGAGCCCTTCGCGGTTGTCGGGGCCGCAACCGAAGCACCAGGGAAGATGCATGGTCGGAACTTGCAGGAGCGCCTCGCGATCGGGCACGGGGAGCACGGTCCCCGTGATGTAACGATACGGTTCCATCAGGCGGCTTGTTCGACTATTCCACGGCGTATCTCGTCGAGGGACCGATGCAAGAACTCCCGGTCGATATCGTCGAGGACCGACCGGCCCGGCACGACTTCATGAGGAACCTTGCCGAGCCAGGTCGACCGCCGACGGGCCAGAAGCTCCTGTGTTTCGGCGGGCATTCCTTCGGTACGCAATCCGAGAACGATCAGCGCGGCCTCAACGTCATCCGGAACGGGACCGCGCCCGAACACCGAAGCGCGGACGGAGGCGATCGTGGCTACCACGCTGTTCAGCGCGTTCGACGAACGATCGAAATCAGCCTGCTCGACGAGTTTGACCACCCACCCCGTATCGGGGCTGGGATTGCCGAAAACGCCTCCGGTCGGCATGTCGTCCGGCGAGGTGATCTCTCCGGGCCGGTTCGGTCTCCATCCGCGGGCGGCACCGGGTTCGGGCGAGGGCCGGGGAGAACGGTCGGCGTCGAGTTCGATATTGGGCTGTTGACCCATTTGTGGTCTCCTAGACGAAATCAAGCCAGTTCAGGTACGCGTCGAGTTTGCCGGTAACCGCCTGCCGGAACAAGTCCTGGGCGCGCAGAGTGATCGGGCCCGGGTGCCCGTTCCCGACTTGTCGATGGTCGACCGACCGGATGGGAGTCACCTCTGCGGCGGTCCCGGTCAAGAACATCTCGTCTGCGTAGTAGAGGTCGCTACGCGATAGCGAGGCTTCCTTGACTTCGATGCCGTCATCTGAAAGAAGTCGCATAATCGAACGCCTGGTGATCCCGTCCAGAATCCCTGCCGTCACAGGCGGAGTCAGGACGGCGCCGTCGCGAACCAGGAACAGGTTCTCACCGCTGCCCTCGGCAACGAGTCCGTCGGTGTTCAACATGATCGCCTCGTCGAAACCGGCGCGCAGAGCTTCGAGCTTCGCCTGCACCGAGTTCAAGTATCCGCCCGTTCCCTTGGCGTTTGCGATCAGCGTGGACTCGGAGAAGCGCCTCCAGGAGGAAACACCCACGGTGATACCGTTCTTGACCCCTTCGTCGCCGAGGTACGCACCCCACTGCCAGGCGGCGATGACCGTAACCGTGGAACAGGTCCTCGGATCCAGGCTCAGCGAACCCGTTCCGAGCGACACCAGCGGCCTTATGTATGCCGAGGGAAGAGCGTTGACCCCCACCAACTCCCTTGTCGCCTCGACCAGTTGTCCAACCGACCATTGGAGTGGAATGCCGTAGGCGCCCGCCGACCGATGAAGCCGTTCCATGTGCTCGGTCAGGCGGAACACACCGGGGCCGCCGGCCGTCTCGTAGGCGCGGATCCCTTCAAACACCCCGGTGCCGTAGTGGAGTCCGTGACTGAGCGCATGCACTTGCGCGTCATCCCAAGCCACCATCTCCCCGTCCATCCATATGAACCGCGATTTCTCCATCGGCCTATCTTCGCAGGTCTATCCGGCGGAGGTCAGTTTGCGCCCGTGCCAGTCGAGGATCGCATCGAATCTCTCCTGCCGGTGTTTCGGCTTGCCGGAGCGGGACAACTCGTGGCCCTCACCGGGGAAGCGAAGGAACTCGGTTTCGACTTCCTGGCGTTTCAGGATCATGAAAAGCTGCTCCGCCTGCTCGATCGGACAGCGGAAGTCGTTCTCGGAGTGGAGGATGAGTGTCGGAGTCTGGATCTGGTCTGCAACCGCCAGCGGGCTCTTCTGCCAGAGAATGTCGGGATCCTCGACGAGATCGACTCCCGCGTAGGACTTCGGGAACGTGGCACCGATATCGGACGTCCCTGCGAACGATGTGAACGAGAGCAGCGCTCGCTCCACCACTGCGGAGGCGTAACGATGGTCCCTGGCGATCAACCAGGCGGTGAGAAACCCGCCGTAGGAACCCCCCATCACACCGATCCGCTCCGGGTCGAGGCGCGGGTACCTGCGGAGGGCCTCCTCGATCGTGCTGGTGACGTCCTCCACATCGACAACCCCCCACCCGTCTCCCACAACGGCCCTGACATGATCGAGGCCGCGACCCGTGGATCCTCGTGGGTTGCAGGCAACAACCGCGTACCCGGCGCCTGCATACACCTGAAACTCGTCGAAGAAACCCCATCCGTACTGGCTGGCGGGACCGCCGTGGATGTTCAGGAGCACCGGGACGCGCTCCTCCCCCGGCGGCACGTAGGCCCATGCATCTACTTCGATACCACCGGAGACGACCTGGAAGTGCTCGGGGTCGACCATCGGCACCAGCGCACGGAACTCGGCGTTCAGGTCGGTCAGGCAACGCTCCTCGCCGTCTTCCCAGAGATAGACCTCACCCGGATCGGTTGGGCTGCTGATGATCATGGCGAGGCGCCGACCGGAGCCGTCGACGGTCAAGCCCTTGACCGCTCGGTCGCCGTCGACGAGATGGTCGACCGCCCCATTTTCATGGACTCTGACGACACCGACACGCCCGGCGTCCTCGATTACCGAGAAGAACGAGGTGCCGTGCCATTGAGGGCCGCGCGGGGCCACGCCGAGAGTCATCGAGTAGACGTTACGGTCGAGGTGACCGGTCAGATCCACGGGTTCGGAATCGAATCTCCAGACGGAGATCAAGTGCGGCCAGCTGCCGGGAACCGGATCACCGACTGCATGGAGCCTTCCGTCCGGCCTGAAGGTCGGAAAGGCCCAAGAACCTCGATCGGCGATTCTCCTCAGCTCTCCGGTCTTGACATCGACCTCGAACAGGTCGGAGCCGTCCTCGAACGCTCGGCGCGGAGATCTATCGGTGTAGAAGGCGACGGCAGAGCCATCGGGCCGCCAGGCAATGAACCGTTCATCATGCTCGCCCTCGGTCAAACAGCGTGGCCCGGTGTCTCCATCGGCACCGACCAACCAGACGTGCCGTCTGCGATCGTGTGTCCAACCCATGTTGTCGAATCGAAACGGCACATCGGTCAGCCGGCGAGGCTTGCGGGCGCGCTCTTCGTCGCTCAGATCTGCCCACTCACCGACATACGTGACCCCGACTACCGCAAGTGCGGAACCATCGGGGGACCACTCCAACTCCTCACATCCCAGAGGAATTTCGGTGAGTGTCCTGCCCTCGCCGCCCCCGGCCGGCATGACTGCCGCCTGTGGTCGCTGTTCAGCGGTCTCTCCGCCGCGCAGAAACGCCAGGTACTCACCGTCGGGAGACCAGCGCGGATTGGAATCGGAGGGACCGTGCGTGAACGGTCGGGCCGATTCTCCATCCCAGATCCAGATCGATCGGTTGTAGCGATCCTGCTCGAAAGAGGGGCGGGACACCACGAACGCAACCCGAGTGCCGTCCGGACTGATTTGCGGGTCCGAAGGAACGGCGAGCCGGGCGAGATCAGAAGCCTGCATGATGTCCTTTCGAGTTTCTGCATCCGGGAATCTAGTGGCAGGCGGGGGCGGAGCCGATCTGTGTAGTCCGGCGCTGCCGGTCTGCAGCTTTGCCCGGCCGCAGCCGGACCGATTGATTGCACTTGGCGGGGCGATGCGCGCACACGGTCCCAGGCCGCCGACTGATGGCGATTAGCCTCCCGCCCATGCCACGACTAATCGCCTCATGGTTCGGATCCGGTCTGCTATTGCGGGCAATGCGTGGTTCCGACACAGGATCCGGCACCGTCGGCGCCGCATTGGCGCTGGTGATGTCCGTCGGTCTCGGTCTGATGGGATGGTGGGTCCAGGCGCTGGCTGCGGTCACCGTGGCGGCAGTGTCGGTCTGGGCTGCCGGCCATTTCACCGAAGAGGGCGATCCGGCCTGGGTGGTCGTGGACGAAGCCGCAGGCATGTTCCTTGCCACCATCGGGCTGATCGGTTGGTCCGCGGCCGTCGCCTTCGTCGTCTTTCGCATCGCCGACATCTTCAAGCAAACCCCCGGCGTCGGTGTAGCGGAGCGATTCCACGGCGGCTGGGGGGTCACGGCGGACGACCTGGTCGCCGGCCTCTACGGGCTGGCTGCGGGATGGGCCTTCCAGATACTCGCGTAGCAAGTGGAACGACCGGCGGCTACATGCGTCGCTAGATGGGGAGTTCCACCTGCTGCGCCTCTTCGACACCTTCGAGCGCTCTGAGCCCAGCCATCTGCTCTTCATCGAGTGCCTTGTCGAGGCTGAGGCCCATCATCGCCGCGCTACCCGTCTCGGGTGACTGGCCGACTGCCATGTTGGCGATGTTTACGTGAATGTCGCCCAGATAGGTACCGACCCGTCCGATCACGCCCGGCACGTCCGAGTTGCGGATCAGCAACATGTGGCGAGACATCAGCAGCTCGACGTCGTGTCCGAAGATCGATACCAGGTGCGGACCTTTTCGCCCCATCGTCCCCGCGATCGACACCGCCCGGCCGGCAACGACACCTGAGAGGCGCAGCAACGAAACGAACTCATCGGATTCCGTCGATGCCTCTTCCTCCACTGCCAGGCCGCTCTCGGCAGCCAGGGATTCGACGTTCACGAACGAGACGGGTGCCGAGCTGATGACGTTGAACGCACCTTTCAGCGCCGACATCCGCAACGGCCTGATCGGGAACCCTGCGATCCGGCCCTCGGTTCGCACCACCAGGCGGTCGGGAAGACCGTGGGCAACCCGACAGAAGATCGCCCCCAGGTACTCGGCGACACCGAGAAACTCGCGGGTCTCGTCCGCCACGTTCCGACCGAGATCCACGTTGACGGCGGAGAGGACGAGTTCGCCCCGCAAGGCGGCGCCTACCGCATCCGCCACATCTACCCCTGCTTTGTCCTGCGCTTCGACCGTCGACGCCCCCAGATGGGGAGTCAGGACGATCTCGGGGACGTCCCGCAAAGGGCTGTCGGCCAGAGGTTCCCGGTGGAACACGTCCAGACCGGCGCCCGCCACCTTGCCGGACAGCACGGCGTCCACCAGGGCCTGCTCGTCGACGATGCCACCGCGCGAGGTGTTGATGATTCGCACACCGTCTTTCATCTTGGCGATGCTCTCGCTCCCGATCAGCCCGAGGGTCTGCTTGTTCAGCGGAAGATGGACGGTGATGAAGTCGGCCTCCGCCAACAAATCGTCCAGGTGCCCGGCGACTTCGACGCCGAGCCGGCGACCGCGTTCCGACGAAACATACGGATCGAAGGCGATGATGCGCATACCGAACGACAGTGCCCGTTGGGCAACAAGCGACCCGATCCGGCCGAGACCGACCACACCGAGTATCTTGCCGTGCAGTTCGATGCCCTGGTACTTCTCCCGATCCCAGCGGCCCGCCCGCATGCTGGCATCTGCCGGCGCCACGTTGCGAGCCTGGGCGAGCAGCAGTGCCATCGTGTGCTCTGCGGCGCTGATTATGTTGGCCTGAGGAGCGTTCACCACCAGGATTCCGGCGGCCGTCGCAGCTCGCAGATCGATGTTGTCGACCCCCACCCCGGCTCGGCCCACCACACGGAGGATCGGAGCAGCTCGAATCAACTCGGCATCGACATTCGTTTCCGACCTGACTATCAAACCGTTGGCGTCTGCCACGCTCTCCAGCAAGTCGGCCCGGGAA
Coding sequences within it:
- a CDS encoding phosphatidylglycerophosphatase A produces the protein MPRLIASWFGSGLLLRAMRGSDTGSGTVGAALALVMSVGLGLMGWWVQALAAVTVAAVSVWAAGHFTEEGDPAWVVVDEAAGMFLATIGLIGWSAAVAFVVFRIADIFKQTPGVGVAERFHGGWGVTADDLVAGLYGLAAGWAFQILA
- a CDS encoding PaaI family thioesterase; this translates as MEPYRYITGTVLPVPDREALLQVPTMHLPWCFGCGPDNREGLGLRPRFVDDRVEAEIRFAPRFQGGPGLVHGGAVSAFFDDLMGFVMMAHQRPAVTARLETNFLRPIPLGVTLRGQAWLSDQEGRKMWAEAVGEDEQGKRYVEAKALFLPVMAEHFADTMKYMDPGHAAKLSRYERDEYYP
- the serA gene encoding phosphoglycerate dehydrogenase, with translation MRPKVVIAETISQTGIDALGEHCDVHVAAGVSRADLLESVADANGLIVRSETNVDAELIRAAPILRVVGRAGVGVDNIDLRAATAAGILVVNAPQANIISAAEHTMALLLAQARNVAPADASMRAGRWDREKYQGIELHGKILGVVGLGRIGSLVAQRALSFGMRIIAFDPYVSSERGRRLGVEVAGHLDDLLAEADFITVHLPLNKQTLGLIGSESIAKMKDGVRIINTSRGGIVDEQALVDAVLSGKVAGAGLDVFHREPLADSPLRDVPEIVLTPHLGASTVEAQDKAGVDVADAVGAALRGELVLSAVNVDLGRNVADETREFLGVAEYLGAIFCRVAHGLPDRLVVRTEGRIAGFPIRPLRMSALKGAFNVISSAPVSFVNVESLAAESGLAVEEEASTESDEFVSLLRLSGVVAGRAVSIAGTMGRKGPHLVSIFGHDVELLMSRHMLLIRNSDVPGVIGRVGTYLGDIHVNIANMAVGQSPETGSAAMMGLSLDKALDEEQMAGLRALEGVEEAQQVELPI
- a CDS encoding fumarylacetoacetate hydrolase family protein, giving the protein MRIVRVRNDEGIVYGAVEPEGIRLYRGSPLFEWESTEVVAPFDSVQLLAPVFPTKVVAVGRNYADHAAEMGSGIPDAPILFLKPATSVIGPGAPIVIPPDSKEVHHEAEVAVVIGSVARNIAAEDAASVILGYTAANDVTARDIQRADGQWTRGKGYDTFCPLGPAIETEFDPLEGAEVICRVNGEIRQSGPTTDMVFGVAELIEYVSRVMTLLPGDVILTGTPSGVGPIVDGDVVEVEVESIGVLTNPVVRA
- a CDS encoding branched-chain amino acid transaminase, yielding MEKSRFIWMDGEMVAWDDAQVHALSHGLHYGTGVFEGIRAYETAGGPGVFRLTEHMERLHRSAGAYGIPLQWSVGQLVEATRELVGVNALPSAYIRPLVSLGTGSLSLDPRTCSTVTVIAAWQWGAYLGDEGVKNGITVGVSSWRRFSESTLIANAKGTGGYLNSVQAKLEALRAGFDEAIMLNTDGLVAEGSGENLFLVRDGAVLTPPVTAGILDGITRRSIMRLLSDDGIEVKEASLSRSDLYYADEMFLTGTAAEVTPIRSVDHRQVGNGHPGPITLRAQDLFRQAVTGKLDAYLNWLDFV
- a CDS encoding S9 family peptidase → MQASDLARLAVPSDPQISPDGTRVAFVVSRPSFEQDRYNRSIWIWDGESARPFTHGPSDSNPRWSPDGEYLAFLRGGETAEQRPQAAVMPAGGGEGRTLTEIPLGCEELEWSPDGSALAVVGVTYVGEWADLSDEERARKPRRLTDVPFRFDNMGWTHDRRRHVWLVGADGDTGPRCLTEGEHDERFIAWRPDGSAVAFYTDRSPRRAFEDGSDLFEVDVKTGELRRIADRGSWAFPTFRPDGRLHAVGDPVPGSWPHLISVWRFDSEPVDLTGHLDRNVYSMTLGVAPRGPQWHGTSFFSVIEDAGRVGVVRVHENGAVDHLVDGDRAVKGLTVDGSGRRLAMIISSPTDPGEVYLWEDGEERCLTDLNAEFRALVPMVDPEHFQVVSGGIEVDAWAYVPPGEERVPVLLNIHGGPASQYGWGFFDEFQVYAGAGYAVVACNPRGSTGRGLDHVRAVVGDGWGVVDVEDVTSTIEEALRRYPRLDPERIGVMGGSYGGFLTAWLIARDHRYASAVVERALLSFTSFAGTSDIGATFPKSYAGVDLVEDPDILWQKSPLAVADQIQTPTLILHSENDFRCPIEQAEQLFMILKRQEVETEFLRFPGEGHELSRSGKPKHRQERFDAILDWHGRKLTSAG
- the gltX gene encoding glutamate--tRNA ligase, with the translated sequence MTVRVRIAPSPTGFLHVGNVRSALFNWLFARHHNGKFLLRIDDTDVDRSEQQYEDDIKTGLRWLGLDWDEGVDAGGPHGSYRQSDRFDRYRAVVDDLIGAGHAYYDDRPPELLDELRNKAQKEGKHPNVYIRRPESEATSGVVRFSVPQNAPIQFLDLVRDEMRFEAGVVDDFVILRSNGTPTYHLASVVDDVDYEISHVIRGEDLLSSTPKHILLTRAMGADPATYAHLPLLFGPDGKKLSKRHGDTSLKAYRAGGYLPEAMFNYLSLLGWSYDSETTIFSVSQAVERFDLDGVSKNPAVFDVDKLQWMNGEYIRAIPAEDFAQRARPLVEAELGHPPSESEWSLFREMSPLLQERVRLITEVGEMSRFLFVDDVDFDEQSWSKVMSGETSALALSAAIRHLTDLGDWTVAAIEAALRAVLEETELNPRKGWQPLRVAVTGSQVSPPLFESMAALGRGSTLRRLSRALSLLGEEPEM